One window of Chloroflexus aggregans DSM 9485 genomic DNA carries:
- a CDS encoding PfkB family carbohydrate kinase, translated as MVEVIAFGNPVYDEIITPVVRTNGRVLSGCSTNACLALGRLGRTTALVGRVGTDYADQFQSDLIRYGITPFVERASQTGGFKLVYDSRGDRTLDVLGVAEPITMVPDMVATAAAVVVGPILQETSLELIHTIRTRTQAPIFLDPQGLLRRIGADGRIEHFLPVEFAAIAPLCHVIKANEVEAKVITGVDPRNDPVLATRRLRETGCAIAIVTIAEAGSQIDDGDRSIAIPAFPTDARDPTGAGDTYMAGFLHAYLADPSDLFRAGCTGAATASIWIEYTGPDAPITLAEVERRTALLVQQNR; from the coding sequence ATGGTAGAAGTTATTGCTTTTGGTAATCCGGTCTATGATGAAATTATCACGCCGGTAGTGCGCACCAACGGACGAGTCCTCTCCGGATGCTCGACAAATGCTTGTCTAGCACTGGGCCGGTTAGGGCGCACGACTGCGCTGGTTGGACGGGTAGGTACTGACTACGCCGACCAATTCCAATCTGACCTTATACGTTACGGTATCACACCGTTCGTTGAGAGGGCTTCCCAAACCGGTGGCTTTAAATTAGTGTATGATAGTCGTGGTGACCGCACGCTCGACGTCTTGGGCGTGGCCGAACCAATAACAATGGTGCCGGATATGGTCGCAACCGCCGCAGCCGTTGTTGTGGGGCCAATCCTGCAAGAAACGTCATTGGAACTCATTCACACCATCCGTACTCGTACCCAAGCGCCGATCTTCCTCGATCCGCAGGGGCTGTTGCGTCGGATTGGCGCCGATGGCCGGATCGAACACTTTTTGCCGGTCGAGTTTGCAGCTATCGCACCACTGTGTCACGTGATCAAGGCTAACGAAGTTGAAGCGAAAGTTATCACCGGTGTTGACCCGCGTAACGATCCAGTATTGGCGACGCGGCGGCTGCGCGAGACGGGGTGCGCCATTGCGATTGTGACGATTGCCGAAGCCGGCTCTCAGATCGATGATGGTGATCGTTCAATTGCGATTCCAGCTTTCCCCACCGATGCCCGTGATCCGACTGGGGCTGGAGATACGTATATGGCCGGTTTCTTGCATGCCTACCTCGCCGATCCGAGCGATCTTTTTCGGGCTGGATGCACCGGCGCCGCGACAGCCTCGATCTGGATCGAATATACTGGTCCCGATGCACCAATTACCCTGGCTGAGGTAGAGCGACGTACCGCCTTGCTTGTGCAACAGAATCGATAA
- a CDS encoding CDP-alcohol phosphatidyltransferase family protein translates to MMPLLARFRQVYEQVSLPLGHFCTRLGIHPNMLTYLSLVFSVLAGYLLAQRAFLGGVVTILLMGLADVLDGATARASGKASDYGTVLDHVTDRYAEAFVMGGLMISGVVSPVWTLFAIFGMVMASYVRARAEATGKLASCNVGFAGRQEKLGLLLIGLVLMPLLPDLPILEWAVIAVGVASHVTAVQRLLYTRQMLVGSAHDRKLHKESGIV, encoded by the coding sequence ATGATGCCGTTGCTTGCCCGCTTCCGCCAAGTCTACGAGCAGGTTTCGTTGCCGCTTGGGCATTTCTGTACCCGGCTTGGGATCCATCCTAATATGCTTACCTATCTGAGCCTCGTGTTTAGTGTGTTAGCCGGTTATTTGCTCGCACAACGCGCCTTCCTCGGGGGCGTGGTCACCATCTTGCTGATGGGGTTAGCAGATGTACTTGATGGCGCTACCGCACGAGCTAGTGGTAAAGCGAGCGACTATGGGACGGTGCTCGACCACGTCACCGACCGCTACGCTGAGGCGTTTGTGATGGGGGGCTTGATGATATCCGGTGTGGTTTCTCCGGTATGGACGTTGTTTGCGATCTTTGGTATGGTGATGGCAAGCTACGTTCGTGCCCGCGCAGAAGCAACCGGTAAATTGGCTTCGTGCAATGTTGGCTTCGCGGGTCGGCAAGAAAAGCTGGGCCTGCTCTTGATCGGTTTGGTGTTAATGCCCCTCTTGCCTGATTTACCGATCCTTGAGTGGGCCGTGATTGCAGTAGGTGTCGCCTCCCACGTGACCGCTGTGCAGCGGTTGTTGTATACGCGCCAAATGCTGGTTGGTTCGGCACACGATCGTAAACTGCACAAGGAATCAGGGATCGTGTAA
- the gatC gene encoding Asp-tRNA(Asn)/Glu-tRNA(Gln) amidotransferase subunit GatC, whose amino-acid sequence MSLSEAQVRHVARLARIALSDEEVNVMRAQLSAILDYIAMLQEVDVSNVPPTAQVTGLTTVWRPDVVGEMLTQEQALANAPDQQDGMFRVRAVFEE is encoded by the coding sequence ATGTCGCTCTCAGAAGCCCAAGTCCGCCACGTTGCCCGCCTTGCCCGTATCGCTCTTTCTGATGAAGAAGTGAATGTGATGCGGGCCCAACTTTCGGCAATTCTCGACTACATTGCCATGTTGCAAGAGGTTGATGTGAGTAACGTTCCACCAACGGCCCAAGTTACCGGACTGACGACCGTCTGGCGACCTGATGTGGTCGGTGAAATGCTCACGCAAGAACAGGCACTGGCCAATGCTCCCGATCAGCAGGATGGTATGTTCCGGGTACGGGCAGTGTTTGAGGAATAG
- a CDS encoding DUF4397 domain-containing protein: MIRKLSIALTTALLFALLAVPAFAQSGTAKVRVIHASPDAPAVDVFVNGNAVLTNVGFFAASPYLDLPAGTYRVQVAPTGAGAGSAVIDANVTIEAGRAYTIAAVGPVASIKPQVIVDNLSAPVAGQAKVRVYHFSPDAPAVDVKLANGTTLISNLAFPDASDYLEVPAGTYDLQVTPAGGDAVVINLAGTRVEAGQIYSVFATNFVANITPQLAVTAPVTTAAPATLPRTGGETLPLAAAALMALALMAVGGLVMRRSMR, from the coding sequence ATGATCCGAAAGCTGTCGATCGCCTTGACCACGGCCCTGTTGTTTGCATTGCTGGCAGTACCGGCCTTCGCCCAGAGTGGCACAGCCAAAGTACGAGTTATTCACGCCTCACCCGACGCACCGGCGGTGGATGTATTCGTTAATGGCAATGCAGTGCTAACCAATGTTGGTTTCTTTGCCGCCAGCCCTTACCTTGATCTACCTGCCGGTACCTATCGCGTACAGGTGGCTCCAACGGGTGCAGGAGCCGGCTCGGCGGTAATTGATGCGAATGTCACCATCGAGGCTGGTCGTGCGTATACGATCGCTGCCGTTGGCCCGGTTGCCAGCATTAAGCCGCAAGTAATCGTCGACAATTTGAGCGCACCGGTTGCCGGTCAAGCGAAAGTGCGTGTTTACCACTTCTCCCCTGATGCACCGGCGGTTGACGTAAAGTTGGCCAACGGTACAACGCTCATCAGTAATCTGGCATTTCCAGACGCGAGCGATTATCTTGAAGTGCCGGCCGGGACTTACGATCTGCAAGTCACACCAGCCGGTGGTGATGCAGTGGTCATCAATTTGGCGGGTACGCGGGTTGAGGCAGGACAGATTTACAGCGTCTTCGCAACGAACTTTGTTGCCAACATTACGCCACAGCTTGCAGTAACTGCACCGGTGACGACGGCAGCTCCGGCGACGTTACCGCGAACCGGCGGCGAGACGCTCCCATTGGCAGCAGCAGCTCTGATGGCGCTGGCGCTGATGGCAGTGGGTGGTCTGGTGATGCGTCGCAGTATGCGATAG